The genomic region ATGGACCAGGGAAATTCACTGAACGCATGAGCGGCAATGCCTCCCCCAATCAGGGTAATCAGGGTGCCAATGGTGACGAGGTTCCGCAGACTACCGGAGACTTTATCCAGTTCTTTGAGTTCGAGGTTCAGACCCCCCTCAAACAAGATTAAGGCGACGGAAAGGCTAACAATGACTTCGAGTCCATCTCCGAGGAGGTTCGGATGCAGTAAGCCGAAACCATCAGGACCCAAAAGAATGCCAAACAGCAGCAAAAAGACGATACCTGGAATTTTTAGGTAGTCCGCCAGAACTTGAGCTCCAATCCCTGCAATGACTGTTAAGACAATCAGCAGGGTAATATCAAAAGGCATTTCCATAGGCTTGTGTGATAAGAGCGAACGAGCTTTCGGTGATTTGGCCCGATCGTCAAATGAGGATGATATGGGTTGTCCTGGAAGGGGGCCGCTTTCAAAGGGGCGATCGCACCGCATAAACAGCGATATCCGGCTATTCAAGGGACAATGTTTGGCTCAATTCTGTGTTTAGGCACCCAGGGGGCAACCTTCTATCCTCAAAGCCGGTTCTAAAAGAGGGGAATTGATTTGAGTCGAGTTGAGGGCAACCTTCAAACCGGCAGATGGGATGGGATTTTTGACAAGGAAAAACCCTGAGATGGGATTTTGAGTCAGATATTGACCACCAGGATATCACATCTGCTGGGGTTTCTGGCAAGGGATTAGGAGCCGGGCTCAATGGACCCCGGGTTGGAGGGGATGGATCATCTAAGTCTTGGTCCGTTCTAACCCACAGCGATCGCCCCCTCAGTGAAACTAAGGGGGCGTGGGAAGAGGCTCAGGCTGAATTCCCGGGTCTTTATTCTTCGGCAAAGCTGCGATCGACACTCGACAGAAACACGGGTTCCACCCGAATGCCTAAAATCGTAGCGGGTCGCACGACCATATACTCTCCTTGAGCAGTTTTGATGGGCACGTTGATAAACTCTTTTCCGTCGGAGTTGGGGACCAATACCCCTTGATACCATTTCTGGAACTCTTGGATCGTGGAAAAACGCACCTGTTCCTTGTGTCCACCCTCGATCAGGAGGGAAACGCCTATATAATCTGGGGTTCTCGGCATACGGCAAGAATTATCCTCAAAGCACCGAGATTATTATGAGTGTTCAAGGGGGCAATTTCATCGGTGTTTTCAGAAACTATCCGGATCCCTCACCTTTCCCAATTCATCTACAGCCCACAAACTTCCCTCTCACAGGCTCCCAAACTCGTTCTCTTTCCCCGTTCGTAGTAACGCCTTCAGGCGTTCTCTTATCTGAAATTCGTAGTAACGACTTCAGTCGTTCTCTTTCCCAGTTCGTAGTAACGATTATCGAACCTTTCTAAGCGGACTCAAAGCGATCGCCTTACCCGAAAAAATCCCCCCAAAATCTCAAACCAACCCTCTATCCCCTCCAAAAAGAAAAATCCGCTTTAAAATTCCCCATTGCCGACATTGCAGCAAACCGATATAAAAACTACAGGAATTTTCCCTTTAGCAGAGAATGAGTTGAGGCCATTCCATCAGCCAGAACCCTTATATTTGCTTCTCTTATCACTCGTATTAGAATTCCTGTTTAAATCAAGATTTCATAACAAAACTTTCCCCCTAGGGACGGGTAGATTTACCCAAGCTAGTAAAGGCGCTAGAATAAACCCAAAGTTCTGACCTTCTGACCTCGGAGTTGGCTTATATGGACACAACTGCCCATTCCACTACTGAATCCCTTGACAACTTACCCCGTGAGGTGAGGGTCACTCAACTTCAATATCTGATGCAAACCCTGGAAATCGCCGATCGCATCGCCACCAAAGGCTATCTGATCACGAGTTCCGAACTAGCCGACCTGATGGATGTCAATGCCAGCGCCGTCACCAGTCGCGGCGACAACTGGCCTTGGCGTAACTGGATCGTCTCCCGAGTGCGACGAGAAGGAAACCAAATTCTCTGGCAACTAGAACGAATTGATTTATTTAACGGATCCGCTGAGGATGATGGGGCCGCAGAATAACTCCGAATCAACGATTCGTGATGGGTTTCTCAATCAAAGCTCTACTGTCCGGGCTCTTGTGTTCCGGTTTTAGAGGCCAGGGTCAAGCCTCATTTTCTATCTTTGGTTAGATCATGCCATATCCTCAACCCAAGCTCCCCCTGAAGGCCCAGCCTTCGGGGAACTTCTCTCATCGTTTTAGCCTATTGGGGTCCATACTGTCGTCCGCGCCACTGAGTCGGGGTGTGAATTGCGGACAGAATAATTCTCAACACCGCCAGAGGGTCAGCTAGAGGAGACAGCCAAAATAACCAGGCTGCTGTTTTTGGGGCCTGGGTCCGGTCATAAGAAGGGGCGATCGCCAAATTCAAAGCAAACCGAATCCCCAGCAAAAATAAATTTAATCCCAACAGCAACCGCGACCCTTCCAACCCCAATAACAAATACCCCAACACCACCAACAGGGGTAACCCTTGCACCGCCAGCAAAAACCAAACATCTCCCCAAGTTTGACCCCATGACGCCGCATCCTTGAGGTCCAAACTACGCCCCCACTCTCGCCAAGTTTCTGCCGCCCCCTCATACATCCGCACCTTAATCACCTTAGCCCCATCCATAAACCCAACCTTAAACCCAGCCTGGGCAATATTTCGGGCCAAAGTAACGTCATCACAAAACGACTGACGGGCGCTCTTATAACCCTCCACTGCCGCCAAAACCGATCGCCGACAGAGAAAGCATTGACCATTCGCCATCACCCGTTCCGCTGAACTCGCCTCAGTATTCGTCGGACCAAAGCGATAGACCAAAGTCATCAATAGCGCCGGTTGTAGCACCATTTCCCCGGCCTCCTTGAGAATAAACTGAGGGGAAAATGACACCAAATCATACCCCTCCGCCTCTGCCGCCTGCACCACTGCCGCCACCAAACCGGGGTGAGGTTGGGTATCGGCATCGATGC from Laspinema palackyanum D2c harbors:
- the cruG gene encoding 2'-O-glycosyltransferase CruG, translating into MSDLSLSILSTLLLLLQLPATAILLSRLIKGAFRQPPIEPTTPTQEMYGAVSVVVPTLNERDRLSPCLAGLTRQSYEVREIIIVDSNSTDGTQDLVKAAAEKDPRIRLVTDDPLPGDWVGRPWALNHGFLSSSSGSRWFLGIDADTQPHPGLVAAVVQAAEAEGYDLVSFSPQFILKEAGEMVLQPALLMTLVYRFGPTNTEASSAERVMANGQCFLCRRSVLAAVEGYKSARQSFCDDVTLARNIAQAGFKVGFMDGAKVIKVRMYEGAAETWREWGRSLDLKDAASWGQTWGDVWFLLAVQGLPLLVVLGYLLLGLEGSRLLLGLNLFLLGIRFALNLAIAPSYDRTQAPKTAAWLFWLSPLADPLAVLRIILSAIHTPTQWRGRQYGPQ